The following coding sequences lie in one Lacerta agilis isolate rLacAgi1 chromosome 4, rLacAgi1.pri, whole genome shotgun sequence genomic window:
- the TEX55 gene encoding testis-specific expressed protein 55 isoform X2, with translation MAEQGPEQERGSPEGQLQPERVSITKGQEHPEPPQSVAEPQKRKPQILEVVLSMDETQQSIMEETPEPIVEKAPEPAAEIAAESDMSKAPEIATEETPEPTHPGFHPVSSLESLGSILTQQHQRGIVFPHGLVRSAETIVIPEELASQQVLSQEMVPQQVEPPIIEEQPAPTAVPSVDFSEEMPVVYQDPFEVSLRRSLKIWCMRSLRGH, from the exons ATGGCAGAGCAAGGGCCGGAGCAGGAGCGGGGCTCGCCGGAGGGGCAG CTACAGCCAGAAAGAGTTTCGATTACTAAGGGGCAGGAGCATCCTGAACCACCACAATCTGTTGCTGAACCACAAAAGAGAAAACCCCAAATTCTTGAAGTGGTATTGTCCATGGATGAGACACAACAATCTATCATGGAGGAAACACCAGAACCTATCGTAGAGAAAGCACCTGAGCCTGCCGCGGAGATAGCAGCAGAATCTGACATGAGCAAGGCACCAGAAATTGCCACGGAGGAGACACCAGAACCTACCCATCCAGGATTTCATCCTGTTTCATCTTTGGAAAGTCTTGGCTCTATACTCACTCAGCAACATCAAAGGGGAATTGTATTTCCACATGGTTTGGTCAGATCAGCAGAAACCATCGTGATCCCTGAAGAATTGGCCTCTCAACAAGTACTGTCTCAGGAAATGGTGCCTCAACAAGTGGAACCTCCAATAATAGAAGAGCAGCCTGCCCCAACAGCTGTTCCTTCTGTGGACTTTTCCGAGGAGATGCCTGTTGTGTATCAAGATCCCTTTGAAGTTTCACTTAG